Proteins from a genomic interval of Lactococcus protaetiae:
- the rplJ gene encoding 50S ribosomal protein L10, which produces MSDYKVNEATIAKKAELVDVYTKKMADAASIVVADSRGLTVDQDTQLRKQLREAGVEFKVVKNSILRRAAEKAGLEGLSEAFSGPSAVAFSNEDVVAPAKVLADFAKEAENLEIKAGVIEGKVSSKEEIQAIASLPSREGLLSMLLSVLQAPVRNVALAVKAVAEKEESAA; this is translated from the coding sequence ATGAGCGATTACAAAGTAAATGAAGCAACAATTGCTAAAAAAGCAGAATTGGTTGATGTTTACACAAAGAAAATGGCTGATGCAGCATCTATCGTTGTTGCAGATTCACGTGGTTTGACAGTTGATCAAGATACTCAACTTCGTAAACAACTCCGTGAAGCTGGCGTTGAATTCAAAGTGGTTAAAAACTCAATCTTGCGTCGTGCAGCTGAAAAAGCTGGTCTTGAAGGTTTATCAGAAGCTTTCTCAGGTCCATCAGCAGTAGCATTTTCTAACGAAGATGTTGTAGCACCTGCAAAAGTTTTGGCTGACTTCGCAAAAGAAGCTGAAAATCTTGAAATCAAAGCTGGTGTAATTGAAGGTAAAGTTTCTTCAAAAGAAGAAATTCAAGCTATTGCGTCTCTTCCAAGTCGCGAAGGTCTTCTTTCAATGCTTCTCTCAGTGCTTCAAGCACCAGTTCGCAACGTGGCTCTTGCAGTCAAAGCAGTTGCAGAAAAAGAAGAGTCGGCAGCTTAA
- a CDS encoding helix-turn-helix domain-containing protein: MNFGKNLKQLRINAKLTQSQLAEQLGMKQSAYVLWEQKESNPTLELLEKLSEIYGLSIEELIKKTDYSTEKQLLENYRLLTEEQQESVINFTDFLIEQNKSNIIELQTYSRNSLYYAIVEDEELSAGLGNSVSNTGGYYKAYTTMPFLVMMVLHELKENLWNLSFLISLSQHFYILVLVVAVISMQSPKGFGRRAALH; encoded by the coding sequence ATGAACTTTGGGAAAAATCTTAAACAACTTCGAATAAATGCAAAGCTCACTCAGAGCCAGCTTGCTGAACAACTTGGTATGAAACAAAGTGCCTATGTCCTTTGGGAACAAAAAGAGAGCAATCCAACACTGGAATTGTTGGAAAAATTGTCAGAAATTTATGGGTTATCCATTGAAGAACTCATCAAAAAAACTGATTATTCTACCGAAAAACAGCTATTAGAAAATTATCGTTTGCTGACAGAGGAACAACAGGAATCTGTCATTAATTTTACTGACTTTTTGATTGAGCAAAATAAATCAAATATTATTGAGTTACAAACTTATTCTCGGAATTCACTTTATTATGCCATAGTCGAAGATGAAGAGTTGTCAGCAGGATTGGGAAACTCTGTCAGCAACACTGGAGGATACTATAAGGCTTATACCACTATGCCCTTTCTCGTTATGATGGTGCTGCACGAGTTAAAGGAGAATCTATGGAACCTGAGTTTCCTAATTTCTCTATCGCAACATTTTTACATACTGGTTTTGGTCGTAGCGGTGATATCTATGCAATCGCCGAAGGGATTTGGGAGAAGAGCAGCTTTACATTAA
- a CDS encoding ABC transporter ATP-binding protein — translation MTENRDDKMSVSESWQVFKFIFKFLLPFKRYFVWAFVFSVITTALASIMPFVLSAFMDSYLTPMRATDQIIFYFAGLYLVLAIINSIAFFFKWNYLQNGSIFVNQYIRKKVYAKIHTLGMRYFDQKPTGWLITRITNDTDLFDFWQMLFNALTSVLSIIIAFIALFLIDHQIALVMLIFLPILLLSVMLYQRVSTRVYRAMLAKRSELNTKLNEYISGMRIIQQFRQESRLGKEFEETNDEYYGFRRRVIQINGMLLSPLVNFLMAISIIVVLVMYSDRSMHTVVAAGLVYAFISNVQIYFNPISGLMDSLSNFSNGLVASSRIKSIMEETEFVPKQATDSSGINLPTITQGKIEFRDVSFSYDGEHQVLKHISFVVNPGETVAFVGHTGSGKSSIINVFMRFYEFSEGQVLIDDRDIRSYSKEELREKLGLVLQDSFMFVASVTDNIKMMNPVITDKAAKEAAKFVQADRFIQQLENGYDTRVIEGGAAFSAGERQLINFARTIVRNPKILLLDEATANIDTETEALIQAGLTNMRQNRTTMAIAHRLSTIKDANQILVLDKGEIIERGNHDELLEQNGYYADMYRIQTLQNEL, via the coding sequence ATGACGGAGAATCGTGATGACAAAATGTCTGTCAGTGAGAGTTGGCAAGTTTTTAAATTTATTTTCAAATTTTTGCTTCCTTTCAAGCGGTATTTTGTTTGGGCGTTTGTATTTAGCGTGATAACAACGGCATTGGCTTCGATTATGCCTTTCGTTCTTTCTGCTTTTATGGATTCTTATTTGACACCGATGAGAGCAACGGACCAAATTATTTTTTACTTTGCAGGGCTTTATTTGGTGCTTGCAATTATTAATTCAATTGCTTTTTTCTTCAAATGGAACTATCTACAAAATGGCTCGATTTTTGTTAACCAGTATATTCGCAAAAAGGTTTATGCAAAAATTCACACTTTGGGTATGCGCTACTTTGACCAAAAACCAACAGGATGGTTAATTACGCGAATCACGAATGATACGGATTTGTTTGACTTTTGGCAGATGTTGTTTAATGCGTTAACAAGTGTGTTGTCTATTATCATTGCTTTCATTGCACTGTTTTTGATTGATCATCAAATTGCCTTAGTGATGCTAATTTTCTTGCCGATTTTGTTGTTGTCAGTGATGCTTTATCAGCGTGTTAGTACACGTGTTTATCGCGCAATGTTGGCAAAACGATCGGAATTAAATACAAAGTTAAATGAGTACATTTCTGGGATGCGTATTATTCAACAGTTTCGTCAGGAGTCTCGATTGGGCAAGGAATTTGAAGAAACAAACGATGAATACTATGGTTTCAGACGACGAGTCATTCAAATTAATGGAATGTTACTCAGTCCATTAGTTAATTTCTTGATGGCAATATCGATTATTGTCGTTTTGGTTATGTATTCTGATAGAAGCATGCATACCGTTGTCGCAGCTGGCTTGGTCTATGCTTTTATCAGCAATGTGCAGATTTATTTTAATCCGATTTCTGGGCTGATGGATTCTTTATCAAATTTTTCAAATGGTTTAGTGGCCTCAAGTCGAATCAAATCTATCATGGAAGAAACAGAATTTGTACCGAAACAGGCTACTGACAGTTCTGGTATCAATTTACCAACGATTACACAAGGAAAAATTGAATTTCGAGATGTAAGTTTTTCTTATGATGGAGAGCATCAAGTGCTTAAACACATTTCATTTGTTGTAAATCCTGGGGAAACTGTGGCTTTTGTCGGACATACGGGCTCTGGAAAATCAAGTATTATCAACGTTTTTATGCGTTTTTATGAATTTTCAGAAGGACAAGTTTTGATTGATGACCGAGATATTCGCAGCTATTCGAAAGAAGAATTAAGAGAGAAATTAGGTCTAGTTTTGCAAGATTCGTTCATGTTTGTTGCATCAGTTACTGACAATATTAAAATGATGAACCCTGTCATTACTGACAAAGCTGCTAAAGAGGCTGCAAAATTTGTACAAGCTGACCGATTCATTCAACAATTAGAAAACGGCTATGATACGCGTGTCATTGAAGGTGGGGCAGCTTTTTCAGCAGGTGAACGACAGTTGATTAATTTTGCTAGAACGATTGTCAGAAATCCTAAAATTCTTCTCCTAGATGAAGCAACGGCAAATATTGATACAGAAACAGAAGCACTGATTCAGGCAGGACTGACCAATATGCGTCAAAACCGTACAACAATGGCGATTGCTCACCGGTTATCAACGATTAAAGATGCCAACCAGATTCTTGTACTTGATAAAGGAGAAATCATTGAACGTGGCAATCATGATGAACTTCTTGAGCAAAATGGTTATTATGCAGATATGTACCGGATTCAAACCTTACAAAATGAACTTTAA
- a CDS encoding ECF transporter S component codes for MSKTRRMVLIAMLAALSTILLLPILQFPLLPGIDFMKVELSIIPVLVGVFTLGLGDGFIILFIRSVLWYILFNQGPSTWIGVPMNFIALGLFMTMVWLFTKKKFSIKNYIVGVVFATISAVVVMMILNVFYALPLYRLAAGFDVDKIFPGAVHLFDMGSLAVTFNPNYLMSVVLPFNTIENLIFALVFGLIVAVFRKNKVVKFYNV; via the coding sequence ATGTCTAAAACACGTCGAATGGTGCTTATTGCTATGCTTGCTGCACTTTCTACAATTTTATTATTGCCTATTTTGCAATTTCCGCTTTTACCAGGAATTGATTTCATGAAGGTTGAACTTTCGATTATTCCTGTATTAGTAGGGGTATTTACTTTGGGGCTCGGAGATGGATTTATTATCCTGTTTATCCGTTCAGTCCTGTGGTATATCTTATTTAATCAGGGTCCCTCGACTTGGATTGGTGTTCCAATGAATTTTATTGCGCTTGGACTTTTTATGACAATGGTGTGGCTCTTTACTAAGAAGAAGTTTTCGATTAAAAATTACATTGTTGGTGTTGTTTTTGCAACAATCTCAGCAGTAGTGGTCATGATGATTTTGAATGTATTCTATGCCCTTCCACTATATCGTTTGGCAGCGGGATTTGATGTTGACAAGATTTTCCCTGGGGCAGTTCATCTTTTTGATATGGGGTCTTTGGCGGTAACGTTCAATCCTAACTACTTGATGAGTGTCGTTCTTCCTTTTAACACGATTGAAAACTTAATTTTTGCGCTTGTCTTTGGTTTAATTGTCGCTGTTTTCCGAAAAAATAAGGTGGTTAAATTTTATAATGTTTAA
- a CDS encoding pseudouridine synthase gives MRINKYLAHAGVASRRKAEELILAGKVVVNNVPMTNLGYQVSSGDVVEVNGVAVYNEEPVYYLLNKPRGYISSVSDDKGRQTVMDLMPQVKERIYPVGRLDWDTSGLLLLTNDGEFTNLMTHPRHGVDKVYIAKVEGQANKENLRPLTLGIKIDGKKMSPARYEIIKQDKVKNHSIVSLTIHEGQNHQVKNMFAAVGLPVQKLSRVQYGTLVLDGVPTGQYRRLNKKEVSQLINAAQA, from the coding sequence ATGCGAATTAACAAATATTTGGCACACGCTGGTGTGGCAAGTCGCCGCAAAGCAGAAGAATTAATCTTAGCAGGAAAGGTTGTAGTTAACAATGTTCCTATGACGAATCTAGGTTATCAAGTTTCCTCAGGAGATGTGGTTGAAGTAAATGGTGTAGCGGTTTATAATGAAGAACCGGTTTACTATTTATTGAACAAACCACGTGGGTACATTTCTTCTGTAAGTGATGATAAAGGACGACAAACAGTAATGGATTTAATGCCTCAAGTAAAGGAAAGAATTTATCCTGTGGGACGTCTGGATTGGGATACAAGTGGTCTACTTTTATTAACTAATGATGGTGAGTTCACTAACTTAATGACACATCCAAGACACGGTGTAGACAAGGTTTATATTGCCAAAGTTGAAGGACAGGCGAATAAAGAAAATTTACGTCCATTGACTTTAGGAATTAAGATTGATGGGAAAAAGATGAGTCCCGCACGCTATGAAATTATCAAGCAGGATAAAGTCAAAAATCACTCTATTGTTAGTCTCACAATTCATGAAGGACAAAATCATCAAGTTAAAAATATGTTTGCGGCAGTAGGGCTCCCAGTCCAAAAATTAAGTCGTGTTCAATATGGAACCTTGGTTTTGGATGGAGTTCCTACTGGACAATATCGTCGTTTGAATAAGAAAGAAGTTTCACAATTAATTAATGCGGCACAAGCTTGA
- the scpB gene encoding SMC-Scp complex subunit ScpB, which yields MNKTATCELLLFVSGESGLTLTELSSLAELSKQACQQQIVYLREKYHADEESALTIIETAGKYRMATKEEFSDLLSTYAKTPLNQSLSKSALEVLSIIAYKQPLTRLEIEQLRGVNSSGVIATLRAFDLVEKVGELEAPGRPSLYATTEFFLDYIGINQLAELPEVDEEQFIAEKQILFNESDEDAN from the coding sequence TTGAATAAGACTGCTACTTGTGAGCTCTTACTTTTTGTTTCTGGTGAATCGGGCTTGACTCTTACCGAGTTGTCATCACTGGCTGAACTTTCTAAACAAGCCTGTCAACAGCAAATTGTTTATCTTCGAGAAAAATATCATGCTGATGAGGAGTCTGCTTTAACAATTATTGAAACTGCGGGAAAGTATAGAATGGCAACAAAAGAGGAATTTTCTGATTTGCTTAGCACTTATGCGAAAACACCGCTTAATCAGTCTCTATCGAAGTCAGCGTTAGAAGTATTATCTATCATTGCCTATAAGCAGCCTTTAACTCGATTAGAAATTGAACAATTGCGTGGTGTTAATTCATCTGGAGTTATTGCTACTCTGCGTGCTTTTGATTTGGTGGAAAAAGTAGGAGAACTTGAAGCTCCAGGGCGTCCTAGTCTTTATGCAACAACAGAGTTTTTCCTAGATTATATTGGGATTAATCAACTTGCGGAACTTCCAGAAGTTGATGAAGAACAATTTATAGCAGAGAAACAAATTTTATTTAATGAAAGTGATGAAGATGCGAATTAA
- a CDS encoding segregation/condensation protein A, translating into MIEEINIKIDNFEGPLDLLLHLVSQYQMDIFQVPLVPVIEQYLNYIRKMQTLELEIAGEYMLMASQLMLIKSRRLLPTISDDFIEDTEQLEYDLLAQIDEYRKYKMLSQSLNNLHTVRSHYYSKSKTEIITDETSLIKDKNAIDLFLAFNKILELQRQQIEDENTTIEAEKYTIADKILELTKKFTKQKICKFSSLFSKDAKKEELVTTFMALLELIKNQQISFSQEELFGEIILERKGELKY; encoded by the coding sequence ATGATAGAAGAAATAAATATAAAGATTGACAACTTTGAAGGTCCACTGGATCTCCTTTTGCACCTTGTTAGTCAATATCAAATGGATATATTTCAAGTTCCATTAGTACCAGTTATAGAACAATATCTTAATTATATTAGAAAAATGCAAACTCTTGAGTTAGAGATTGCCGGTGAGTATATGCTTATGGCTAGTCAACTTATGCTTATCAAATCTCGAAGACTTCTACCAACGATTTCTGATGATTTTATAGAAGATACGGAACAGTTAGAATATGACTTGCTTGCACAAATTGATGAGTATCGAAAATATAAGATGTTATCTCAAAGCCTTAATAATCTACATACAGTGCGAAGTCATTATTATTCAAAGTCCAAGACAGAAATCATTACAGATGAAACTAGCCTTATCAAAGATAAAAACGCAATAGATTTGTTTTTGGCTTTTAATAAAATTCTCGAACTTCAACGGCAACAGATAGAGGATGAAAACACAACGATAGAAGCTGAGAAGTATACGATAGCTGATAAAATTTTGGAACTTACTAAAAAATTTACCAAACAAAAAATATGTAAGTTTTCTAGCCTGTTTTCTAAAGATGCTAAAAAAGAAGAACTTGTCACAACTTTTATGGCATTACTAGAATTGATTAAAAATCAACAAATTTCTTTTTCTCAAGAAGAGCTTTTTGGGGAAATTATATTAGAAAGAAAAGGAGAGCTGAAATATTGA
- the xerD gene encoding site-specific tyrosine recombinase XerD codes for MKLPNEINGYLSSKDFSANTRSNYYYDLASFHDFFEERTISDEALELYKLYLSALSPSAQRRKISSANQYLLYLYQNKKINRYYKLEQISQKKIDKTHSYHPKIKEFPEFYGPLTGPGQFLALLILEFGLNFSEIQKLKWENFNWKFKYLTVEKSGIKRVLPIREKFSMRVKAIKNADELFAKSRQFLYTELKKFTPYSSKEIREQYILHQVKNGKTIYEVAGLLGLSTITTLEKYYR; via the coding sequence ATGAAATTACCAAACGAAATTAATGGGTATTTGAGTAGTAAGGATTTTTCAGCAAATACTCGTTCGAACTACTACTATGATTTAGCTTCTTTTCACGATTTTTTTGAAGAAAGAACAATATCAGACGAAGCATTGGAACTTTACAAATTATATCTTTCGGCGCTTTCTCCATCTGCTCAACGGAGAAAGATTTCGAGCGCAAATCAGTATCTTTTATATCTTTACCAAAATAAAAAAATAAATCGTTACTATAAATTAGAACAGATTTCTCAAAAGAAAATAGATAAAACTCATAGTTATCATCCGAAAATAAAAGAATTTCCAGAATTTTATGGTCCACTTACTGGACCAGGACAATTTTTGGCCTTGTTGATTTTGGAGTTTGGTTTAAATTTTTCAGAGATTCAGAAGTTAAAGTGGGAAAATTTTAATTGGAAATTTAAGTATTTGACAGTTGAAAAATCTGGGATTAAACGTGTACTTCCTATTAGAGAGAAATTTTCAATGCGTGTTAAAGCAATCAAAAATGCCGATGAGCTATTTGCAAAATCAAGGCAATTTCTCTATACTGAACTAAAGAAATTTACTCCATATTCTTCAAAAGAAATTAGAGAACAATATATTTTGCATCAGGTAAAAAATGGAAAAACAATTTACGAAGTTGCAGGATTATTAGGATTATCAACGATTACTACACTTGAGAAATATTATAGATAG
- the cbpB gene encoding cyclic-di-AMP-binding protein CbpB, with protein MIDKNIEEFILSRSDTFIVPAKNVAVLYAEHNIAHAKLLLSQYKYSRVPVLNTQKEYIGVLGLTEIVEFEMEHDFFYEKSQNTTISEIVNKEVPTLRPSVTLEEIMNKLIKEPFLPVVKGQEFIGIIVRQEILKAYNAFSHDFTKYYEITKRN; from the coding sequence GTGATTGATAAAAATATAGAAGAGTTTATTTTAAGTAGAAGTGATACTTTCATTGTGCCCGCAAAAAATGTTGCCGTTCTGTACGCAGAGCATAATATCGCACATGCGAAATTGTTACTCAGTCAATACAAGTATTCACGAGTTCCAGTATTGAACACTCAAAAAGAATATATAGGTGTACTTGGCTTGACAGAAATCGTTGAGTTTGAAATGGAACATGATTTCTTTTATGAAAAATCGCAAAATACAACAATCTCAGAGATTGTAAATAAAGAAGTGCCGACTTTGAGACCTTCAGTTACTCTTGAAGAAATTATGAATAAACTCATTAAAGAGCCTTTTTTGCCTGTTGTTAAAGGACAAGAATTTATTGGAATTATTGTTCGACAAGAAATATTAAAAGCATACAACGCTTTTTCTCATGACTTTACAAAATATTATGAAATTACCAAACGAAATTAA
- a CDS encoding metallophosphoesterase, with protein sequence MFVVMSDSHYDREVIKSIKEKYQNTASHIFHCGDSELPSSDEIWNGITVVAGNCDYDDGYPEYVLKEVEGKKVLITHGHLFYVGLGLEHYSYFAEEKEADIALFGHIHRPVVQKINNIVYVNPGSVAQPRGEYDIKMYAVIEIEEGQYNISYHNLQHEPIPELQFKL encoded by the coding sequence ATGTTTGTAGTAATGTCAGATTCACATTATGATCGTGAGGTCATAAAATCAATTAAAGAGAAGTATCAAAATACTGCAAGTCACATTTTTCATTGTGGAGATTCAGAACTTCCCAGCTCAGATGAAATTTGGAATGGAATTACAGTAGTTGCTGGCAACTGTGATTATGATGATGGATATCCTGAGTATGTTCTCAAAGAAGTTGAAGGAAAAAAAGTGTTGATTACCCACGGTCATTTATTTTATGTTGGCTTGGGATTGGAACATTATTCATACTTTGCTGAGGAAAAAGAAGCAGATATTGCTTTATTTGGACATATTCATAGACCCGTTGTTCAAAAAATCAACAATATTGTTTATGTGAATCCAGGTTCTGTTGCACAACCAAGAGGAGAATATGACATTAAAATGTATGCTGTGATTGAAATCGAGGAAGGACAATATAATATCTCTTATCATAATCTTCAGCATGAACCAATCCCAGAATTACAGTTTAAACTATGA
- the racE gene encoding glutamate racemase: MDNRPIGLLDSGVGGLTVARELLRQLPNEEIVYIGDTRRAPYGPRSSEQILAFTWDMVNFLLSKNVKMIVMACNTATAVALENVKTKLDIPVIGVILPGASSAIQQTTGKKIGVIATQASVRSGEYPKAIHFKSPSIEVTSLACPKFVPIVESNEMDSTIAEKVVKESLKPLIGKVDTLILGCTHYPLLRTLIQKTMGENVKLIDSGAETVRDISVLLNYFMLNGTEREQINHQFYTTAGVESFQIIAEKWLNIGHINVMHAEIEEGKEL; the protein is encoded by the coding sequence ATGGACAACCGACCAATAGGCCTATTAGATTCAGGTGTCGGCGGACTGACCGTTGCTCGTGAGCTCCTCAGACAGCTCCCTAACGAAGAAATTGTCTATATCGGAGATACGCGTCGCGCGCCTTACGGCCCTCGTAGCAGTGAGCAGATTCTTGCTTTCACTTGGGATATGGTCAATTTTTTGCTTTCAAAGAATGTAAAAATGATTGTTATGGCTTGCAACACAGCAACAGCGGTGGCACTCGAAAATGTAAAAACTAAACTTGATATTCCCGTTATTGGAGTTATATTACCTGGAGCTTCTTCAGCAATTCAACAAACAACAGGTAAAAAAATTGGTGTCATCGCCACACAAGCTTCTGTAAGATCGGGTGAATATCCAAAAGCCATACATTTCAAATCACCATCAATCGAAGTAACCAGTTTAGCCTGTCCTAAATTTGTTCCAATTGTTGAGTCAAATGAGATGGATTCAACAATTGCTGAAAAGGTTGTTAAAGAGAGCTTAAAACCTCTTATAGGAAAAGTTGATACACTTATTTTGGGATGTACTCATTACCCATTGTTACGTACTTTAATACAAAAAACAATGGGAGAAAATGTTAAATTGATTGATTCAGGAGCTGAAACCGTACGTGATATTTCAGTTTTACTTAATTATTTCATGCTAAATGGAACGGAACGTGAACAAATTAATCATCAATTTTATACAACGGCGGGTGTTGAGTCATTTCAAATTATCGCAGAAAAATGGCTAAATATTGGACACATAAATGTTATGCACGCTGAAATAGAAGAGGGCAAGGAACTTTAA